One Gammaproteobacteria bacterium genomic region harbors:
- a CDS encoding UDP-2,3-diacylglucosamine diphosphatase, with translation MKSLFISDLHLSPETMQIAQQLVMLLNTQAQDADEVYILGDMFEAWLGDDAMPEAIKPLISQLSALSKRGCRVFLMQGNRDFLMGEEFARLCGATLLPEAHVIQLQGQPTLLMHGDQLCTDDVGYQSFRQQVRNPQWQKQFLSLPIPNRMEMAKQARAASKEQTSHKAEYIMDVNQQTVIDTMRQHGVSQVIHGHTHRPATHTFELDGQPARRIVLGDWTDRPSYLVVNGDKMQLVDPRISS, from the coding sequence ATGAAATCGCTATTTATCTCTGATCTGCATCTTTCCCCCGAAACGATGCAGATCGCTCAACAACTGGTCATGCTGCTGAACACCCAGGCGCAGGATGCCGATGAGGTCTACATCCTCGGTGATATGTTTGAAGCCTGGCTGGGCGATGACGCAATGCCAGAGGCAATCAAGCCGCTGATCTCCCAACTCAGTGCGTTAAGCAAGCGCGGTTGTCGCGTATTTCTGATGCAGGGGAACCGGGATTTTTTGATGGGCGAGGAATTCGCCCGACTTTGCGGCGCCACACTGCTGCCCGAGGCCCATGTCATCCAACTGCAAGGTCAGCCTACACTGCTAATGCATGGCGACCAATTGTGTACCGACGACGTTGGCTACCAAAGCTTTCGCCAACAGGTCCGCAATCCCCAGTGGCAAAAACAGTTTCTCAGCCTCCCCATCCCCAATCGCATGGAAATGGCCAAACAAGCCCGGGCGGCGAGCAAGGAACAAACCAGTCACAAAGCCGAGTACATCATGGACGTCAACCAACAGACGGTCATCGACACCATGCGCCAGCACGGCGTTTCCCAGGTGATCCATGGACACACCCACCGGCCGGCCACCCACACCTTTGAGCTGGACGGCCAGCCCGCTCGACGCATTGTGCTTGGCGACTGGACTGACCGCCCAAGCTACCTGGTGGTCAATGGAGACAAAATGCAGCTCGTTGACCCCAGGATTTCAAGCTAA
- a CDS encoding SirB2 family protein produces MKVLHILLVANSGILFFVRGCLHWISSPALNSPWLRRLPHANDSLLLLTGLAMVLGSEIWNFSSPWLISKLCLLLAYILLGMAAFKWVKARQWRMTFWGLALLVFAFMVSVAVSKHPLGWFVGN; encoded by the coding sequence ATGAAAGTGTTGCACATATTGTTGGTCGCCAACAGTGGAATTTTGTTCTTCGTTCGCGGTTGCCTGCACTGGATTTCATCTCCGGCCCTGAATAGTCCCTGGTTGCGGCGACTTCCCCATGCTAATGATAGTTTATTGTTGTTGACGGGGTTGGCGATGGTGTTGGGCTCGGAGATTTGGAACTTTTCGTCGCCCTGGCTAATATCCAAGCTTTGCCTATTGTTAGCCTATATATTGTTGGGGATGGCTGCGTTTAAATGGGTCAAGGCCCGGCAGTGGCGAATGACTTTCTGGGGACTGGCGCTGCTGGTATTTGCCTTCATGGTTTCTGTTGCCGTGTCCAAGCATCCACTGGGATGGTTTGTAGGAAATTAA
- a CDS encoding peptidylprolyl isomerase, with the protein MIKTWHNRIFFALLATLMLAGNVNAAETRVKLQTNMGDILVELNSEKAPGSVKNFLEYVKSGHYNGTIFHRVISNFMIQGGGYTEKYQQKPTRAPVRNEANNGLQNVRGTLAMARTSEPHSATAQFFINVVDNPFLDFRSQTTRGWGYTVFGKVVEGMDVVDRIRNTATGSGGPFGRDVPQTAVVIIKAEIVQ; encoded by the coding sequence ATGATCAAAACTTGGCATAACCGGATTTTCTTTGCGCTGCTCGCCACCTTGATGCTGGCTGGAAACGTCAACGCCGCCGAAACCCGTGTCAAACTGCAAACCAACATGGGCGACATTCTGGTCGAACTCAACAGCGAAAAAGCCCCTGGCAGCGTCAAAAATTTTCTTGAATACGTTAAGAGCGGCCACTATAACGGCACCATTTTCCACCGGGTCATCTCCAACTTCATGATCCAGGGTGGTGGCTATACCGAAAAATATCAGCAGAAACCCACCCGCGCCCCTGTTCGTAATGAAGCCAACAATGGCTTGCAGAATGTTCGGGGCACACTGGCCATGGCACGCACCTCTGAGCCACACTCAGCGACTGCGCAGTTTTTTATCAACGTCGTCGACAATCCCTTTCTGGATTTCCGCTCGCAAACCACTCGAGGCTGGGGATACACCGTTTTCGGTAAAGTCGTCGAAGGCATGGATGTGGTTGATCGCATCCGCAATACCGCTACCGGCTCCGGCGGTCCGTTTGGTCGCGACGTACCACAAACAGCTGTCGTCATCATTAAAGCCGAAATCGTTCAGTAA
- a CDS encoding late competence development ComFB family protein gives MRFESVHNYYEQLVYQEILGSLKLNEFTADEIEDIACIALNHLPPRYIRHRVDFTFYLSPIEQAEIFSKVKNAVTTAVQKVSVKK, from the coding sequence ATGAGATTTGAGTCAGTACATAACTACTACGAACAACTGGTTTACCAGGAAATTCTCGGCAGCCTCAAACTCAATGAGTTCACCGCAGATGAAATCGAGGATATTGCCTGCATCGCCCTGAACCACCTTCCCCCCCGCTACATTCGGCACCGTGTCGATTTCACGTTCTATCTCTCACCGATAGAACAAGCTGAAATATTCAGCAAAGTTAAGAACGCAGTAACAACGGCTGTACAGAAAGTTTCCGTAAAAAAATAA